In Capillimicrobium parvum, a genomic segment contains:
- a CDS encoding DsbA family oxidoreductase — protein MTIELIEHTDPGCPWAYSASPALAVVRWRYGDQLDWRLVTIGLTESHEQYVKRGYTAAKSAKGQRRFERFGMPFAPQVKARPAATARMCRAIHAVRLQDPAREREAFRALQFAQFTTDLVMDLDDSLRTALSHVDGLDGEAVVAALDSPEVTEAYEADRAEARTAEGSPTHFQGKHATSDGPVRYTAPSLVFRSNGMQLEAGGFQPLEAYDVVIANLDPTLERRPVPEDPVEALAAFEYALTTAEVAAIMTPDLSVPDLVAIEGLLIDAVAEGRAARVQLGDDALWSVA, from the coding sequence ATGACCATCGAACTCATCGAGCACACAGATCCCGGTTGTCCGTGGGCCTACTCCGCCAGTCCTGCGCTGGCCGTCGTCCGCTGGCGCTACGGCGACCAGCTCGACTGGCGACTTGTGACGATCGGGCTGACCGAGAGCCATGAGCAGTACGTCAAGCGCGGCTACACCGCAGCGAAGAGCGCGAAGGGCCAGCGGCGCTTCGAGCGGTTCGGGATGCCGTTCGCACCGCAGGTCAAGGCGCGGCCGGCGGCGACGGCGCGGATGTGCCGGGCGATCCACGCCGTGCGCCTGCAGGATCCGGCGCGCGAGCGTGAGGCGTTCCGGGCGCTGCAGTTCGCGCAGTTCACGACGGATCTCGTCATGGACCTCGACGACTCGCTGCGTACGGCGCTCTCCCACGTCGACGGGCTCGACGGCGAGGCGGTCGTGGCGGCGCTCGACTCGCCCGAGGTGACCGAGGCCTACGAGGCCGACCGCGCCGAGGCCCGCACGGCCGAGGGCAGCCCGACGCACTTCCAGGGCAAGCACGCCACGAGCGACGGCCCGGTGCGCTACACCGCGCCGTCGCTGGTCTTCCGCTCGAACGGGATGCAGCTCGAGGCGGGCGGGTTCCAGCCGCTCGAGGCCTACGACGTCGTGATTGCGAACCTCGATCCGACGCTCGAGCGCCGGCCCGTGCCCGAGGACCCGGTCGAGGCGCTCGCCGCGTTCGAGTACGCGCTGACGACCGCGGAGGTCGCGGCGATCATGACGCCCGACCTCAGCGTGCCGGACCTCGTGGCGATCGAGGGGCTGCTGATCGACGCCGTCGCCGAGGGGCGCGCGGCGCGGGTGCAGCTCGGCGACGACGCTCTGTGGAGCGTGGCGTAG
- a CDS encoding Bax inhibitor-1/YccA family protein — protein sequence MSTDPRLAYEGEVAGTRPVAETRAVFGQVMGLVAFTVGFFALGAYIGRDISGGTGILCMIGALVLFVALNFVVRRSEQLAIALLFGAGLLLGIGLGPVLNEYAQSDPSALWQAGGATAVFVAGLGAYGYATRRDLSSWARTLFWALLAFLGLGLVFIFVNIPGENIIWSVLGLVIFGAYTIFDFNRLRRAGQEWAVPIAASIFLDVVNIFLFFLQLFGGGRN from the coding sequence ATGTCGACAGATCCCAGGCTGGCCTACGAGGGCGAGGTCGCCGGCACGCGCCCCGTCGCGGAGACGCGCGCCGTCTTCGGACAGGTCATGGGCCTGGTGGCGTTCACCGTCGGGTTCTTCGCCCTCGGCGCGTACATCGGCCGCGACATCTCCGGCGGGACCGGCATCCTGTGCATGATCGGCGCGCTGGTCCTGTTCGTCGCGCTGAACTTCGTCGTGCGCCGTTCCGAGCAGCTCGCGATCGCGCTCCTCTTCGGCGCCGGCCTGCTCCTCGGCATCGGCCTCGGCCCGGTCCTCAACGAGTACGCGCAGTCCGATCCGTCAGCGCTCTGGCAGGCCGGCGGCGCAACCGCCGTCTTCGTCGCCGGGCTCGGCGCCTACGGCTACGCCACGCGCCGGGACCTGTCGAGCTGGGCGCGCACGCTGTTCTGGGCGCTGCTCGCCTTCCTCGGCCTCGGTCTCGTGTTCATCTTCGTGAACATCCCGGGCGAGAACATCATCTGGTCGGTGCTCGGCCTCGTCATCTTCGGCGCCTACACGATCTTCGACTTCAACCGCCTGCGCCGCGCCGGCCAGGAGTGGGCGGTGCCGATCGCCGCGTCGATCTTCCTCGACGTCGTGAACATCTTCCTGTTCTTCCTGCAGCTCTTCGGTGGCGGCCGCAACTAG
- a CDS encoding metallophosphoesterase family protein gives MRVLALADAPPAVIPRDVDAILWVGDLEPAWVEPIRDLAVPKLGVHGNHDAPGALADFGVTDVHLRVEPLGPLTVTGFEGCPRYRRDGRYQFTQDEATALAASLPPADVLITHAPPLGVNDEPDDPAHTGFAALDGWVRRHRPRWLLHGHTHPRPFGATRRIGDTTVVHVHGGAIVDFG, from the coding sequence ATGCGCGTCCTCGCCCTGGCCGACGCACCGCCGGCCGTCATCCCGCGCGACGTCGACGCCATCCTCTGGGTCGGCGACCTCGAGCCCGCGTGGGTCGAGCCGATCCGCGATCTCGCGGTGCCGAAGCTCGGCGTGCACGGCAACCACGACGCACCCGGCGCGCTCGCGGACTTCGGCGTCACCGACGTCCACCTGCGCGTCGAGCCGCTCGGGCCGCTGACCGTCACGGGCTTCGAGGGCTGTCCGCGCTACCGGCGTGACGGGCGCTACCAGTTCACCCAGGACGAGGCGACCGCGCTCGCCGCAAGCCTGCCGCCGGCCGACGTGCTCATCACCCACGCCCCGCCGCTCGGCGTCAACGACGAGCCCGACGACCCCGCCCACACCGGCTTCGCCGCACTGGACGGCTGGGTGCGCCGCCACAGGCCGCGGTGGCTGCTGCACGGGCACACGCACCCGCGGCCGTTCGGCGCGACACGCCGGATCGGCGACACCACAGTCGTCCACGTCCACGGCGGGGCGATCGTCGACTTTGGCTGA
- a CDS encoding SHOCT domain-containing protein — MPQIPLAADYPFLNILWSMLVFVGFVFWIWLAITVFMDVFRRHDIGGFTKALWIIFVIFLPLLGVLIYLIVYHNSMADRNVKQVQAAQAAFDQQVREAAGKSGPATEIATAKSLLDAGAITQAEYDDLKSKALAAQA, encoded by the coding sequence ATGCCGCAGATCCCCCTGGCCGCGGACTACCCGTTCCTGAACATCCTCTGGTCGATGCTCGTCTTCGTCGGATTCGTGTTCTGGATCTGGCTGGCCATCACCGTGTTCATGGACGTCTTTCGTCGCCACGACATCGGTGGATTCACGAAGGCGTTGTGGATCATCTTCGTGATCTTCCTGCCCCTGTTGGGCGTCCTGATCTACCTCATCGTGTACCACAACTCGATGGCCGACCGGAACGTCAAGCAGGTGCAGGCCGCGCAGGCCGCGTTCGACCAGCAGGTCCGCGAGGCCGCCGGCAAGTCGGGCCCGGCCACGGAGATCGCCACGGCCAAGAGCCTGCTCGACGCCGGCGCGATCACGCAGGCCGAGTACGACGACCTCAAGAGCAAGGCCCTGGCCGCGCAGGCCTGA
- the rpoD gene encoding RNA polymerase sigma factor RpoD, translating to MTDKADVLLADEAPIHELEELQPLIVGGHERGFLTIEEITTCLEEIEVTKEQISELHTHLVDQGIDIVGADGKPVAGGSEPKRDKDDDAVDAAPKKPEIDLTVEPSLDSLRLYLRSIGRVPLLTAQEEVSLAKRIERGDMAAKQQMVEANLRLVVSIAKGYLGRGLTFLDLIQEGSLGLIRAVEKFDYRRGYKFSTYATWWIRQAVTRAIADKGRTIRIPVHMVEKLNKVVHVERQLVQSLGREPTPEEIARELECSQREVRDILRMSQQPISLEKPIGEEDESELGDFVEDQTAESPFELASENLRRENVRKALAALPQREREVIEMRFGLTGERPRTLEEVGRAFNVTRERIRQIENHTLKKLESLPEAQRLRDAG from the coding sequence TTGACGGACAAGGCTGACGTACTGCTCGCGGACGAGGCTCCGATTCACGAGCTCGAGGAGCTCCAGCCGCTCATCGTTGGCGGCCACGAGCGCGGATTTCTTACCATCGAGGAGATCACGACGTGCCTCGAGGAGATCGAGGTCACGAAGGAGCAGATCTCCGAGCTGCACACCCACCTCGTCGATCAGGGGATCGACATCGTGGGGGCGGACGGCAAGCCCGTCGCCGGAGGCTCCGAGCCCAAGCGCGACAAGGACGACGACGCCGTCGACGCGGCGCCGAAGAAACCGGAGATCGACCTCACGGTCGAGCCGTCGCTGGACTCGCTGCGGCTCTACCTGCGCAGCATCGGCCGTGTGCCGCTGCTGACGGCACAGGAGGAGGTGTCGCTGGCCAAGCGCATCGAGCGCGGCGACATGGCGGCCAAGCAGCAGATGGTCGAGGCGAACCTGCGGCTCGTCGTGTCGATCGCCAAGGGCTATCTCGGCCGGGGCCTGACGTTCCTGGACCTCATTCAGGAGGGATCGCTGGGTCTCATCCGCGCGGTGGAGAAGTTCGATTACCGCCGCGGCTACAAGTTCTCGACGTACGCCACCTGGTGGATCCGCCAGGCGGTGACGCGGGCGATCGCCGACAAGGGCCGCACCATCCGCATCCCCGTGCACATGGTCGAGAAGCTCAACAAGGTCGTCCACGTCGAGCGCCAGCTCGTGCAGTCGCTCGGCCGCGAGCCGACTCCCGAGGAGATCGCGCGCGAGCTCGAGTGCTCGCAGCGGGAGGTGCGCGACATCCTGCGCATGTCCCAGCAGCCGATCTCGCTCGAGAAGCCGATCGGTGAGGAGGACGAGTCCGAGCTCGGCGACTTCGTCGAGGACCAGACCGCCGAGTCGCCGTTCGAGCTGGCGTCGGAGAACCTGCGCCGCGAGAACGTGCGCAAGGCGCTGGCGGCACTGCCGCAGCGCGAGCGCGAGGTCATCGAGATGCGCTTCGGGCTGACCGGCGAGCGTCCGCGGACGCTCGAGGAGGTCGGCCGCGCGTTCAACGTCACGCGCGAGCGGATCCGCCAGATCGAGAACCACACCCTGAAGAAGCTCGAGTCGCTGCCCGAGGCGCAGCGGCTGCGCGACGCGGGCTGA
- the mptA gene encoding GTP cyclohydrolase MptA — MKLVASPDVQASQPTVQISLSRVGVTGVEKVIRVAHQLFWARLECFVDLGPRQKGAHMSRFEETVNDVIGEVILNEEAFRAEMLAVRIAELVRERQGALRAEVTIAARYPEYKPAPVSGIRTQEIYTMFGGAVAAESGTRRLVGVAAQGMTACPCAQQLVAGAARERLDEHGFSDDQIEQILDDVPVATHNQRGLGTLHIGCPEDCDVELDAEALLGIVENSMSSEIYELMKRSDEGAVVEKAHRRPRFVEDCVREMVLGVVDELPILTDQHFVSARQENLETIHQHNVVAERFGLLGELRHELGTGEHAARHTSMREWMDGRG; from the coding sequence ATGAAGCTCGTCGCCTCTCCAGACGTCCAGGCTAGCCAACCGACGGTCCAGATCTCGCTTTCGCGAGTGGGGGTGACCGGCGTGGAGAAGGTCATCCGCGTCGCGCATCAGCTGTTCTGGGCGCGTCTGGAGTGCTTCGTGGATCTGGGGCCGCGCCAAAAGGGCGCGCACATGTCTCGTTTCGAGGAGACGGTGAACGACGTCATCGGCGAGGTCATCCTCAACGAGGAGGCCTTCAGGGCCGAGATGCTGGCCGTACGCATCGCCGAGTTGGTGCGCGAGCGCCAGGGCGCCCTGCGCGCCGAGGTGACGATCGCCGCGCGCTATCCGGAGTACAAGCCGGCGCCGGTCTCCGGCATCCGCACGCAGGAGATCTACACGATGTTCGGCGGCGCGGTGGCCGCGGAGTCGGGCACCCGGCGGCTCGTCGGCGTCGCCGCCCAGGGCATGACCGCCTGCCCGTGCGCCCAGCAGCTCGTCGCCGGCGCTGCGCGAGAGCGCCTCGACGAGCACGGCTTCAGCGACGACCAGATCGAGCAGATCCTCGACGACGTCCCGGTGGCGACCCACAACCAGCGCGGCCTCGGCACGCTGCACATCGGCTGCCCCGAGGACTGCGACGTCGAGCTCGACGCCGAGGCGCTGCTCGGCATCGTCGAGAACTCGATGTCCAGCGAGATCTATGAGCTGATGAAGCGCTCCGACGAGGGCGCGGTCGTCGAGAAGGCCCACCGGCGGCCGCGGTTCGTCGAGGACTGCGTGCGTGAGATGGTCCTCGGCGTCGTCGACGAGCTGCCGATCCTCACCGACCAGCACTTCGTCTCCGCCCGCCAGGAGAACCTCGAGACGATCCACCAGCACAACGTGGTCGCCGAGCGCTTCGGGCTTCTCGGCGAGCTGCGCCACGAGCTGGGCACGGGCGAGCACGCCGCGCGGCACACGTCGATGCGGGAATGGATGGACGGGCGGGGCTAG
- the pgsA gene encoding CDP-diacylglycerol--glycerol-3-phosphate 3-phosphatidyltransferase, which translates to MFPINIPNVLTLLRILLVPVVVVALLDETPNGDLLAAIVFALASITDWVDGYIARSRGAVTTFGKLMDPVADKLLVVAALVALVSLDRLPAWVAMVIIARELAVTMSRMAVGSQGVVISANRWGKVKTALQVATIFLLIAVSGSPVWLDALVYVTVAVTVMSGVEYFFGLRRTLAARDRARTRDGESAGV; encoded by the coding sequence GTGTTCCCGATCAACATCCCCAACGTCCTCACCCTGCTGCGGATCCTGCTGGTGCCGGTCGTGGTGGTGGCGTTGCTGGACGAGACGCCCAACGGCGACCTCCTCGCCGCGATCGTGTTCGCGCTCGCGTCGATCACCGACTGGGTCGACGGCTACATCGCGCGCTCGCGCGGCGCGGTGACGACCTTCGGCAAGCTCATGGACCCGGTCGCCGACAAGCTGCTCGTCGTCGCCGCGCTGGTGGCGCTCGTGTCGCTCGACCGCCTGCCCGCCTGGGTGGCGATGGTGATCATCGCGCGCGAGCTGGCGGTGACGATGAGCCGCATGGCGGTCGGCTCCCAGGGGGTCGTCATCTCCGCCAACCGCTGGGGCAAGGTCAAGACCGCGCTGCAGGTGGCGACGATCTTCCTGCTCATCGCGGTCAGCGGCTCGCCGGTGTGGCTCGACGCGCTCGTCTACGTGACGGTCGCCGTGACCGTGATGTCGGGCGTCGAGTACTTCTTCGGGCTGCGGCGGACGCTCGCGGCGCGCGACCGGGCCCGTACGCGGGATGGCGAGAGCGCCGGGGTCTAG
- a CDS encoding EamA family transporter, which translates to MTGAPARGPVDRVPPLALVLTGIVSVQFGAALATTLFDELGPGGAAFLRIGFAALIMGVAVRPWRRGYDRATLRLAVWFGLTLGVMNLSFYEALDRIPLGIAVTIEFAGPLAVAVIGSRRPLDLVWVVLAATGIVLLANPGGAHGLDTLGLAFAVVAGICWAIYIVLAAHAGPRFRGADGVALAMVVAALVPLGPGIAEGGTNLLAPGILAIGLAVGFLSSAVPYTLETEALRRIPRHVFSVLMSLEPAVAAFAGFLVLGQNLDAREVVAIGLVVAASAGASRNAAAAPEA; encoded by the coding sequence GTGACCGGCGCGCCGGCGCGCGGCCCCGTCGACCGGGTCCCGCCGCTGGCGCTCGTCCTCACCGGCATCGTGTCGGTGCAGTTCGGCGCGGCGCTGGCCACGACGCTGTTCGACGAGCTCGGCCCGGGCGGCGCGGCGTTCCTGCGCATCGGGTTCGCCGCGCTCATCATGGGCGTCGCGGTGCGGCCGTGGCGGCGGGGCTACGACCGCGCGACGCTGCGGCTCGCGGTCTGGTTCGGCCTCACGCTCGGCGTGATGAACCTGAGCTTCTACGAGGCGCTGGACCGCATCCCGCTCGGCATCGCCGTGACGATCGAGTTCGCCGGGCCGCTCGCCGTGGCGGTCATCGGGTCCCGCCGGCCGCTCGACCTGGTCTGGGTCGTGCTCGCCGCCACCGGCATCGTCCTGCTCGCCAACCCCGGCGGCGCGCACGGCCTCGACACGCTCGGCCTGGCCTTCGCCGTGGTGGCCGGCATCTGCTGGGCGATCTACATCGTCCTCGCCGCCCACGCCGGCCCGCGCTTCCGAGGCGCCGACGGGGTGGCGCTCGCCATGGTCGTCGCCGCGCTCGTGCCGCTCGGGCCCGGGATCGCCGAGGGGGGCACGAACCTGCTGGCGCCCGGCATCCTCGCCATCGGCCTCGCAGTCGGCTTCCTCAGCTCCGCCGTGCCGTACACGCTCGAGACCGAGGCGCTGCGCCGCATCCCGCGCCACGTCTTCAGCGTGCTCATGAGCCTGGAGCCCGCGGTCGCGGCGTTCGCCGGGTTCCTCGTGCTCGGCCAGAACCTGGACGCGCGCGAGGTCGTCGCGATCGGGCTCGTCGTGGCGGCGAGCGCCGGCGCGTCGAGAAACGCCGCAGCTGCGCCCGAGGCATAA
- a CDS encoding ABC transporter permease, whose product MHGLLALTHREVVRVLKLWSQTIAAPVVSSFLFILVFGLSLGSRIKQVDGVDYEIFIVPGLVTMAMIQAAYANNSATVFQARFDRYLNDILASPMRSWEINLGLTLGGVVRALLIGVSLLLLSLPVTGVPIHEPLVLIVAVALALTLFSSLGVVVGIYAESWDHAGFVNNIVILPLTFLGGVFYSVDLLPEPWRELSHANPIFYIVQAVRYGFLGTSDVSVVLALGVTAVLAAVMVAWSSWLFRTGHKLKP is encoded by the coding sequence ATGCACGGTTTGCTGGCGCTGACGCACCGCGAGGTCGTCCGCGTCCTGAAGCTCTGGTCGCAGACGATCGCCGCGCCGGTCGTCTCGTCGTTCCTGTTCATCCTCGTCTTCGGCCTGTCGCTCGGCTCGCGCATCAAGCAGGTCGACGGCGTCGACTACGAGATCTTCATCGTTCCCGGCCTCGTCACCATGGCGATGATCCAGGCGGCCTACGCGAACAACTCGGCGACCGTCTTCCAGGCGCGGTTCGACCGCTACCTCAACGACATCCTCGCCTCGCCGATGCGCAGCTGGGAGATCAACCTCGGCCTGACGCTCGGCGGGGTCGTGCGCGCGCTGCTGATCGGCGTGTCGCTCCTGCTCCTCAGCCTCCCGGTCACGGGGGTGCCGATCCACGAGCCGCTCGTGCTGATCGTCGCCGTTGCGCTCGCGCTGACCCTGTTCTCGTCGCTCGGCGTGGTCGTCGGCATCTACGCCGAATCGTGGGACCACGCCGGCTTCGTCAACAACATCGTGATCCTGCCGCTGACGTTCCTCGGCGGGGTCTTCTACTCGGTCGACCTGCTGCCCGAGCCGTGGCGCGAGCTCTCCCACGCCAACCCGATCTTCTACATCGTGCAGGCGGTCCGCTACGGGTTCCTCGGGACGAGCGACGTCAGCGTCGTCCTCGCGCTCGGCGTGACCGCGGTGCTGGCGGCGGTGATGGTCGCGTGGTCGTCATGGCTGTTCCGGACCGGGCACAAGCTCAAGCCGTGA
- a CDS encoding ABC transporter ATP-binding protein, whose amino-acid sequence MPEPALQITQLTKRYDGGFLALDGLDLTIPDGAFFGLLGPNGAGKTTLISAVCNLIRVTGGELRVFGEDHRTWEARRLIGLAEQDVNLDRFLDVQETLLFHGGYYGMSRADARRRAKEMMDVFDLRAKAGVRAPMLSGGMRRRLLLARALMHEPRLVILDEPTAGVDFELRVELWRYIRRLHEGGTTILLTTHYLEEAEELCEEIALIRGGQLLARDSADNLRSAFDADTLAEVYVKAMAQAA is encoded by the coding sequence ATGCCCGAGCCCGCTCTGCAGATCACGCAGCTCACGAAGCGCTACGACGGCGGTTTCCTCGCCCTCGACGGGCTCGACCTGACGATCCCCGACGGCGCCTTCTTCGGCCTGCTCGGCCCCAACGGCGCCGGCAAGACGACCCTGATCAGCGCCGTGTGCAACCTCATCCGCGTCACCGGCGGCGAGCTGCGCGTCTTCGGCGAGGACCACCGCACCTGGGAGGCGCGCCGGCTCATCGGCCTCGCCGAGCAGGACGTCAACCTCGACCGCTTCCTCGACGTCCAGGAGACGCTCCTCTTCCACGGCGGCTACTACGGCATGTCGCGCGCGGACGCGCGGCGCCGCGCGAAGGAGATGATGGACGTCTTCGACCTGCGCGCGAAGGCCGGCGTCCGCGCCCCCATGCTGTCCGGCGGGATGCGCCGGCGCCTGCTGCTCGCCCGCGCGCTCATGCACGAGCCGCGCCTGGTCATCCTCGACGAGCCGACCGCCGGCGTGGACTTCGAGCTGCGCGTCGAGCTGTGGCGCTACATCCGCCGCCTGCACGAGGGCGGCACGACGATCCTGCTGACGACGCACTACCTCGAGGAGGCCGAGGAGCTCTGCGAGGAGATCGCGCTCATCCGCGGCGGGCAGCTGCTCGCCCGCGACAGCGCCGACAACCTGCGCAGCGCGTTCGACGCCGACACGCTCGCCGAGGTCTACGTGAAGGCGATGGCGCAGGCGGCATGA
- a CDS encoding aldo/keto reductase, with the protein MHTRCLGDQLTVSALGLGCMGMSEFYGGRDEPEAIATIHRALDLGVTLLDTADMYGPFTNEELVGRAIAGRRDEVVIATKFGLVRDPSNPRARGINGRPEYVRSSCEGSLKRLGVDHIDLYYQHRVDPETPIEETVGAMKELVEAGKVRHIGLSEAGPETLRRARAVHPIAALQTEYSLWSRDPEDEILPTVRELGIGFVAYSPLGRGFLTGAITSVDDLDPDDYRRTSPRFEGENFARNLDLVRVVEELAGAKGVTPAQLALAWVLAQGDDVVPIPGTKRRSYLEQNLAALEVALSADELRSIADALPAPAGERYPAQVMGAVGR; encoded by the coding sequence ATGCACACGCGTTGCCTCGGTGACCAGCTCACCGTCTCGGCCCTCGGCCTCGGCTGCATGGGCATGTCGGAGTTCTACGGCGGCCGTGACGAGCCGGAGGCGATCGCGACGATCCACCGCGCGCTCGACCTCGGCGTCACGCTGCTCGACACCGCGGACATGTACGGGCCGTTCACGAACGAGGAGCTCGTGGGCCGGGCGATCGCCGGGCGTCGCGACGAGGTGGTGATCGCGACGAAGTTCGGGCTCGTGCGCGATCCGAGCAACCCGCGCGCCCGCGGCATCAACGGCCGGCCGGAGTACGTGCGGTCCTCGTGCGAGGGCTCGCTCAAGCGCCTCGGCGTCGACCACATCGACCTCTACTACCAGCACCGGGTGGACCCGGAGACGCCGATCGAGGAGACGGTCGGCGCGATGAAGGAGCTCGTCGAGGCGGGCAAGGTGCGCCACATCGGGCTCTCGGAGGCCGGGCCGGAGACGCTGCGCCGCGCCCGGGCGGTCCATCCGATCGCCGCGCTGCAGACCGAGTACTCGCTGTGGTCGCGCGACCCGGAGGACGAGATCCTGCCGACCGTGCGCGAGCTGGGGATCGGGTTCGTCGCGTACTCGCCGCTCGGCCGCGGGTTCCTCACCGGCGCGATCACGTCCGTCGACGATCTCGACCCCGACGACTACCGCCGCACGTCGCCGCGCTTCGAGGGCGAGAACTTCGCGCGCAACCTCGACCTCGTGCGCGTGGTCGAGGAGCTGGCCGGCGCGAAGGGGGTGACCCCGGCGCAGCTCGCGCTGGCGTGGGTCCTCGCCCAGGGCGACGACGTCGTGCCGATCCCGGGGACGAAGCGGCGGTCCTATCTCGAGCAGAACCTGGCGGCGCTCGAGGTGGCGCTGAGCGCGGACGAGCTGCGGTCGATCGCCGATGCGCTGCCGGCGCCGGCCGGCGAGCGGTACCCGGCGCAGGTCATGGGCGCGGTCGGCCGCTAG
- a CDS encoding ATP-dependent Clp protease proteolytic subunit: protein MPLVPTVVERSARGEREYDIYSRLLNERIIFLGSAVDDQVANLIVAQLLHLESADPDKDISIYINSPGGSIYAGLGIYDTMQFIKPDVQTICCGIAMSMGSLLLAGGAKGKRFSLPNSRILIHQPSAGFEGQSTDIEIHAREIIKTRAKIDEIYAHHTGQPVEQVHVDMERDRFFKPEEAVEYGLIDRVIESH from the coding sequence ATGCCCCTGGTCCCCACGGTCGTGGAGCGCAGCGCCCGCGGCGAGCGCGAATACGACATCTACTCGCGCCTGCTCAACGAGCGCATCATCTTCCTCGGCTCCGCGGTCGACGATCAGGTGGCCAACCTGATCGTCGCGCAGCTGCTGCACCTCGAGTCGGCCGATCCCGACAAGGACATCTCGATCTACATCAACTCGCCGGGCGGGTCGATCTACGCGGGGCTCGGGATCTACGACACGATGCAGTTCATCAAGCCCGACGTGCAGACGATCTGCTGCGGGATCGCGATGAGCATGGGGTCGCTGCTGCTGGCCGGCGGCGCGAAGGGCAAGCGCTTCTCGCTGCCGAACTCGCGCATCCTGATCCACCAGCCGTCCGCCGGCTTCGAGGGCCAGTCGACCGACATCGAGATCCACGCGCGGGAGATCATCAAGACCCGCGCCAAGATCGACGAGATCTACGCCCACCACACGGGCCAGCCCGTTGAGCAGGTCCACGTCGACATGGAGCGCGACCGCTTCTTCAAGCCCGAAGAGGCCGTCGAGTACGGCCTCATCGACCGGGTCATCGAGTCGCACTAG
- a CDS encoding fumarylacetoacetate hydrolase family protein: MRLTTFVPPGAERPLSGEVAGDRVTAFADGSTVLDRLASGDRSAAGGESWPIADVRLLAPVLEPRATFCIGLNYRAHVEETGNELPEAPMVFLKLPSSSTAPNEPVQVPDAAMARLDYEGELTIVMGADGAVAGYAVADDLSARHLQRRERQWTRAKGFDNSCPWGPWITTADEVPDPEALRLRTWVNGDLRQDSSTSDLVFGVAELVEFIGQTCTLEPGDLILTGTPSGVGAAMDPPGLLSSGDVVRIEIESLGAIEHAIA; encoded by the coding sequence ATGCGCCTGACCACGTTCGTTCCCCCCGGCGCCGAGCGCCCCCTCAGCGGCGAGGTCGCCGGCGACCGCGTGACCGCGTTCGCCGACGGCTCGACCGTCCTCGACCGTCTCGCCTCCGGCGACCGCAGCGCCGCCGGCGGAGAGAGCTGGCCGATCGCCGACGTCCGCCTGCTCGCGCCCGTGCTCGAGCCGCGCGCGACCTTCTGCATCGGTCTGAACTACCGCGCGCACGTGGAGGAGACCGGCAACGAGCTGCCCGAGGCGCCGATGGTCTTCCTCAAGCTTCCCTCGAGCTCGACGGCTCCGAATGAGCCCGTGCAGGTGCCGGACGCCGCGATGGCGCGCCTGGACTACGAGGGCGAGCTGACGATCGTCATGGGCGCGGACGGCGCGGTCGCCGGCTACGCGGTCGCCGACGACCTCTCGGCCCGCCATCTGCAGCGCCGCGAGCGCCAGTGGACGCGCGCGAAGGGCTTCGACAACTCGTGCCCGTGGGGGCCGTGGATCACGACGGCCGACGAGGTCCCCGACCCGGAGGCGCTGCGGCTACGCACCTGGGTCAACGGCGACCTGCGCCAGGACTCGTCCACCTCGGACCTCGTCTTCGGGGTCGCCGAGCTCGTCGAGTTCATCGGCCAGACGTGCACGCTCGAGCCCGGCGACCTGATCCTCACCGGGACGCCGAGCGGCGTCGGCGCGGCGATGGACCCGCCGGGCCTGCTGTCGAGCGGCGACGTCGTGCGCATCGAGATCGAGTCGCTCGGCGCGATCGAGCACGCGATCGCCTGA